The stretch of DNA ATTATTGTAACAACTAACGTGTACATACCTAACGCTAAGGAGGTGAAGCAATGACGAAAGACGAGCTCGTGGCCAAAGCAGCTCAGGATGCCGGCATTCCGAAAGTAAAGGCTGCTAAGGTGCTGGAATCCATCATCAAAAGCATTACCGGTGCTCTGAAAAAGGGAAACAAGGTGAGCCTGGTCGGATTTGGAACATTCTCCGTTGTCAAACGTGCTGCCCGTGAAGGCCGTAATCCGGCGACCAACAAGCCCATCAAAATCCCGGCTGCAAATGTTCCCAAGTTCAAACCCGGGAAGAAACTGAAAGAAGCTGTCTAATACAAATTATTAAACCATATACAAAAGGCAGTCTATTCGTCAGGTATATTCGATGGGCTGCCTTTTGCTTTGTTTGTCCTGGTGCCCGTATATCAGGGTTGTTGAACGGACATGATTCATGATCGGAGTCGTACAGAGAGTCGAACGGTGCAGTGTATCGGTTGATGAAAGTGTTGTCGCCTCAATCGGCCACGGATTGCTTATTCTCCTCGGTGTGCACCACGAGGATACCGAAAAGGATATACAGCTTCTTGCCCGAAAATGTATCGGGCTTAGAATTTTTTCCGATGACGAAGGGAAAATGAATCTTTCGGTCACGGATATAGCCGGAGAAATAGTCATCGTCAGCCAGTTTACCCTTTTCGGTGATGTGAAACGGGGACTGAGGCCCTATTTCGGAGAAGCCGCGGCTCCCGAAAAAGCAGTGGATTATTACAACCGTTTCACGGCGGTTCTCTCTGATAGCGGTGTGCCGGTAAAGGGGGGTATTTTCGGAGCTCACATGCATGTCGAGCTTGTGAACGACGGGCCGGTAACCATTGTGCTGAATACGAGGGAATTATAGTGTGTGAACTTGTGC from bacterium encodes:
- a CDS encoding HU family DNA-binding protein → MTKDELVAKAAQDAGIPKVKAAKVLESIIKSITGALKKGNKVSLVGFGTFSVVKRAAREGRNPATNKPIKIPAANVPKFKPGKKLKEAV
- the dtd gene encoding D-tyrosyl-tRNA(Tyr) deacylase; amino-acid sequence: MIGVVQRVERCSVSVDESVVASIGHGLLILLGVHHEDTEKDIQLLARKCIGLRIFSDDEGKMNLSVTDIAGEIVIVSQFTLFGDVKRGLRPYFGEAAAPEKAVDYYNRFTAVLSDSGVPVKGGIFGAHMHVELVNDGPVTIVLNTREL